GTTAAGACATGGAATGGGCGATATTCTCGACGAACAGCTGCCCGAATCGATTCGTAACGAGATTACTCATGTGCTGGAGATGCACCGTCAAAGCCTGCTCGACTATCACCGGCTGCGCACACGGAGGGCGGGATCCCAGAAAATCGTCGACTTTCATCTGACCGTCTGCCGGCATCTGACAGTGGAGGAATCCCACCGCATTGCCGACCATCTGGAAAAGCGAATTCGGGACAAAGTGCCCGGAGCGGACATCAGCATTCACGTGGAACCCTGCAGGACCGAGCATTGCCCGGGGCGGGATGTCTGTCTGGAAGCAGTGTTCAGGCCGGGGGAAAGGAAAAAGACGTAAAGGGTGAGGGGTGAGGAGTCAGGGGTAAAATCCTAAAGCAATCCGCAAGGTATAATGGGCAATGCGTCAACCGGAAGGCGCAGGACTTAAAGGGTGAAAGCCCCTGAGCCTCACCCCTCACTCCTCACGCCTCTGTCCTTTTCACCGTCCCAGCGTGATCCCCAACTCCTCGGCGGTGCGCACCAGGTTGCCGCCGGGATCGACCCTGTTCAGGGAGGCCACGGAGGTGTCGATATCCATGGCAATCACCTCTCGCCCGTGAAGGGCTACCATTCGTCCGAAATCCCTCTGTTCGATCAGTTCGACGGCGCGCACTCCGAAGCGACTGGCCAGGATCCGATCGAAAGGCGAAGGCGTGCCCCCCCGTTGCACATGCCCCAGCACAACGACCCGCGTTTCCAGACCCTGGCAGCCTTCGATCGCTTCCGCCACCCACTGCCCGATCCCCCCCAAACGCTCCATGCCGCAGTTGCGAGCGGCGGATACCTTGACCACCTTCCGGCCATTTATGGGGTGGGCGCCCTCGGCCACCACCACGATCGAAAACCGGCTTCCGGCCTCACGCCGGCGGATGATCGACTGACAGACCAGTTGGGGATCGAAAGGGATTTCCGGAATCAGAATCACATCCGCCGAACCCGCGATCCCAGCTTCGAGAGCGATCCAGCCCGCATCCCGGCCCATGACCTCGACCACCATGACCCGATGGTGGCTCTGGGCGGTGGTCTGCAACCGGTCCAGGGCTTCCGTGACCACCCCGACCGCCGTATTGTAGCCGAAGGTCACGTCGGTTCCGCGCAGATCGTTGTCGATGGTTTTCGGTACGCCGACGATCGGCACACCCATCTCATCCAGTCGACGGGCGATCTTCAAGGTGCCGTCCCCGCCCACGACAACAAGGGCCTCGGCTCCGGTTTTATGATAATTCTCGATCACCCGGCTGGAAACGTCGATCAACTCCTGCCGGCCTTCTATCCGAACCGGATACCGGAACGGATTGCCACGGTTGCTCGTGCCGAGAATCGTGCCTCCCCTGGGCAGAAGACCCGATACCTCCTCGACGGACAGCTCCCGGAACCGGGGCCCTTCGACCAAACCATCGAAGCCGTCGAGAATTCCGATAACCCGCCATCCCCGTTGCAGGATGGCGGCGTTCACAACCCCTCGAATCACCCCATTGAGTCCCGGGCAATCCCCCCCGCCAGTCAAAATTCCAATCGTTCTGCTCATGATCCAGGGCGCCTCTTTTCGGGATACTCGGTTGCGATGGCCAGTTTTTCAAATCCGGTCTCCTTGGCCATATCCATCAGGGCAACGACCTTGCCGTGTCTGGCCTCCTGATCGGCCAGCAGCAGAAAAGTCATTCTGCCGGCCCGCTCCCGGTAGCCGTCAAGCCTTCGCCGCAATTCGTCCTGGTCCACCTGCTCATCGCCGAGATAGATGTTTCCCTCCCGGGACAGATAGACCTTCACTTCTTCCGGTTCCTGTGTCCGCTGCTGACTGGTCGACTCCGGCAGCTTGATGGAAATACCGGGAGCTTCGACGAAGGTGGTGGAAATCATGAAAAAGATCAGCAGCAGAAAGACCACGTCCACCATCGGAGTCAGGTCGATCCGCGGAGCTTCCCGCTTTTTTTTCATAAAGGACATAAGTCAGTTCCCCAGCAGATCGACCAGACGCATCGACCTCTCTTCCATCGCCAAGATCGTGCGGTCCAGCCGGCTCGTCAGGTATTTGTGCAGCAGGATGACCGGGATGGCCACGGAAAGGCCGGCCGCCGTGGTGATCAGCGCCTCTGAAATCCCCCCGCCAAGGGTTGCGGGGGTTCCCATGCCCTGGGTGGCTATCACAGTGAAAGCCCGGATCATACCGAGCACGGTGCCGAGAAGTCCAAGCAAGGGGGAAATGGTGGCGATGGTGCCGAGAAAACCGAGATACCTTTCGAAAGCAGCCGACTCACGCCCTCCGATCTCTTCGACCACGGTTTTGATCTGGTCCCTGCTGCGTCCGCTCGAACGCAAGGCCCCGAGCAAAATCCTGGCCAGGGGCGTTCCGACCCTTTGGCAGACGATGGTGGCCTCATCGATCTTCTGTTTCCGGACCAGGTCCTCCACTTCCGCAACCAGAACCGCATTGCCGCGAGTCATACGGAAAAAGGACCAGAGCCGTTCGAAAAAGATACCCAGGGCAAGCACTGAACAGAGCAGTATCGGATACATCAGCGGCCCGCCCTTCAGAAAAATTTCCAGCATATATCAACCCTTTCTATTGTTTTCCTGTCAGAATTGACTCCGCTCTTTTTCGCTGTTAGGGAAGCGGGAGCGAAATTTTGTCTTTGTCGTATTCGCCGTCGGACCCGTGCCAGAGATCACGATTAC
This portion of the Syntrophotaleaceae bacterium genome encodes:
- a CDS encoding ATP-dependent 6-phosphofructokinase, with amino-acid sequence MSRTIGILTGGGDCPGLNGVIRGVVNAAILQRGWRVIGILDGFDGLVEGPRFRELSVEEVSGLLPRGGTILGTSNRGNPFRYPVRIEGRQELIDVSSRVIENYHKTGAEALVVVGGDGTLKIARRLDEMGVPIVGVPKTIDNDLRGTDVTFGYNTAVGVVTEALDRLQTTAQSHHRVMVVEVMGRDAGWIALEAGIAGSADVILIPEIPFDPQLVCQSIIRRREAGSRFSIVVVAEGAHPINGRKVVKVSAARNCGMERLGGIGQWVAEAIEGCQGLETRVVVLGHVQRGGTPSPFDRILASRFGVRAVELIEQRDFGRMVALHGREVIAMDIDTSVASLNRVDPGGNLVRTAEELGITLGR
- a CDS encoding biopolymer transporter ExbD, whose amino-acid sequence is MSFMKKKREAPRIDLTPMVDVVFLLLIFFMISTTFVEAPGISIKLPESTSQQRTQEPEEVKVYLSREGNIYLGDEQVDQDELRRRLDGYRERAGRMTFLLLADQEARHGKVVALMDMAKETGFEKLAIATEYPEKRRPGS
- a CDS encoding MotA/TolQ/ExbB proton channel family protein; the protein is MLEIFLKGGPLMYPILLCSVLALGIFFERLWSFFRMTRGNAVLVAEVEDLVRKQKIDEATIVCQRVGTPLARILLGALRSSGRSRDQIKTVVEEIGGRESAAFERYLGFLGTIATISPLLGLLGTVLGMIRAFTVIATQGMGTPATLGGGISEALITTAAGLSVAIPVILLHKYLTSRLDRTILAMEERSMRLVDLLGN